ctaaggatatgtttctcgtttatggaggtgacgaagagctcgtcgtaaagggttacgtcgacgctagcttcgacacagatctggatgactccaagtcacagaccggatacgtgtatattttgaatggaggagcagtaagctggtgcagttgcaagcaaagcgtcgtggcgggatctacatgtgaagcggagtacatggcagcctcggaggcagcacaggaagcagtctggatgaaggagttcattaccgacctaggggtgattcccaatgcgttgggcccgatgactctcttctgtgacaacactggagctattgcccttgcgaaggagcccaggtttcacaggaagaccaggcatatcaagcgtcgcttcaactccattcgtgaaagtgttcaaaatggagacatagatatttgtaaagtacacacggacctgaatgtagcagatccgttgactaaacctctccctagggcaaaacatgatcaacaccaggacgcaatgggtgttcgattcatcacaatgtaactagattattgactctagtgcaagtgggagactgttggaaatatgccctagaggcaataataaaaggttattattatatttctttgttcatggtaattgtctattgttcatgctataattgtattgtccggaaatcgtaatacatgtgtgaatacatagaccacaaagtgtccctagtaagcctctagttgactagctcgttgatcaacagatagtcatggtttcctgactatggacattggatgtcattgataacgggatcacatcattaggagaatgatgtgatggacaagacccagtcctaagcatagcataaaagatcgtgtagtttcgtttgctagagcttttccaatgtcaagtatcttttccttagaccatgagatcgtgcaactcccggataccgtaagagtgctttgggtgtgccaaacgtcacaacgtaactgggtgactataaaggtgcactacgggtatctccgaaagtgtctgttgggttggcacggatcgagactgggatttgtcactccgtgtgacggagaggtatctctgggcccactcggtgatgcatcatcataatgagctcaatgtgactaaggcgttagtcacgggatcatgcattgcggtacgagtaaacagacttgccggtaacgagattgaacaaggtattgggataccgacgatcgaatctcgggcaagtaacataccgattgaaaaagggaattgcatacggattgattgaatcctcgacaccgtggttcatccgatgagatcatcgtggaacatgtgggagccaacatgggtatccagatcccgctgttggttattgaccggagaggcgtctcggtcatgtctgcatgtctcccgaacccgtagggtctacacacttaaggtccggtgatgctagggttgtagagatatatgtatgtggaaacccgaaagttgttcggagtcccggatgatatcccggacgtcacgagaggttccggaatggtccggaggtgaagaattatatataggaagtcaagtttcggccaccgggaaagtttcaggggttaccggtattgtaccgggaccaccggaagggtcccgggggtccaccgggtggggccacctatcccggagggccccgtgggctgaaagtggaagggaaccagcccttagtgggctggggcgccccccttgggcctcccccatgcgcctagggttgggaaccctaagggggggttcccccttgccttggggggcaaggcaacccctttcccccttgtggccgccgccccccccccccccatgagatctcatctctagggccggcgccccccccaggggtcctatataaaggggggagggagggcagcaacctacagccttgggcgcctccctcctcccctgcaacacctctctctctctcgcagaagctcggcgaagccctgccgagacccgctacatccaccaccacgccgtcgtgctgctggatctccatcaacctctccttcccccttgctggatcaagaaggaggagacgtcgctgcaccgtacgtgtgttgaacgcggaggtgccgtccgttcggcactcggtcatcggtgatttggatcacggcgagtacgactccgtcatccacgttcattggaactcttccgctcgcgatctacaagggtatgtagatgcactcctttcccctcgttgctagtagactccatagatgcatcttggtgagcgtaggaaaattttaaattatgctacgattaccaacagtGGTGTGCCCGCGCTAGGGTTTTGCCCCCGAGTTACCACGGAGGGGCGACGAGAGGGCCACTCATGGGAAGGGCATATCCGTAGTCCAGGTGCGGAACACTGATGCGATGTGGGACCCAATGACAACTCGAATCAAAGAGGCCTAGCTTAATGGAGGGGGTACAACGAACGGATTGTTGGTCGGATGGATGGAAGTGGATAAGACAACACTCGGGGAGCAAATCCTCGCTCTTAAGTTAAATTATATTTTAGCTAAGAAATATACAATCATTAATTAATGGGTATTTAATTTTTTAGTCCTTTTAATACTACCCCTTAAATCTTGTAGTATGATGTACCGTAATAATCTCTTAATGTTAGTGCATATTGCATTCTGAAAAATCATTTGGACAAAAAATGATGTACTACATTACTTATGGTCAGTTCTATGCACCCAATAGATCTTGTCAAATATGATGATCAAATCTTCAGTGGATCCGGTCTTCGTTTGTCGGTGTTTGTGTGTCTACAAATTGAATCCTTCCAATCCACTTTTCTCTTCATCAGCGGAGGTTGTTATTCTAGTGAGCTGGTTCTATCGGGTCTACTACATCAAGGTTTGCCTGGCGCCGATGATGATAGTGGttcgccttcggctcgctccagtgcgtATAGTTGCCGCTAGGCGGTCTACGAGCCTGGATCTGATTTTTACTtttggtgttctttgtactaccatgACAGTTGATGATTAGATcgaaagtttttttttaaaaaaatgatgatTAAAAGTGTATACTGTACACTGACACGCATATATATACGGCTTTATGCAGGTGTCCATGTTTAGCACGCACATCTCTCTCTTTTTTGCCGGACGATGCACTCTGTCTTACTGTACAAGCTAAACTCGAGCACTATGGTCTGTAAAATTCAATGGCCAAAATGCAACCCCGGTGACTATTCAGAAGACAAGAGAGCACAGTCAGAGAAATACTGCTACTTGCTGGTCGTTGGTGGTTTCTGTTTTCGGCAGGAGACGCGCTCGCAAGTTGTTGGTGGTTTCCGTCTTCGGCAAGCAGCGATGGCTACTTAAGGCCACAGGCCACCGTACGTAGTGCGGTGCCGGTGCAAACTTTCTCCTTCAAGCACTGCGGTGGCTTCCTCACCGCCGGCGACGAGGTGAGGTAAGAAGATTAATGGGTGGTTCCAGCTGCTTCCTCTGCCTGGGGGCAAGGAAGGAAGTCCCACTGCCTCCCCGGGCCGACCCCCACAGCCGCAGCAGCGTCGCCGCCACCGCGGCACAACCCTTCGCCTTCGACGAGCTCGCTGCGGCGACCAGGAACTTCAGAGACGACTTCCGCATCGTTCGGAAGGCGATTCTCTACAAAGGCTACCTCAAAAGTGTCAAGCAGGTGACAGTCCTTTCCTGGCTAGctaatctttttttttttttttgataaaagctAATCCTTTCAGTTTCATATGTGCCGGCCGGCATGTCATGATCGATGTGTGAGGGGGAAACTGATGTGTGAGTGGATCCATCATATCCGCTGTAGGTCGTTGCTATAAAGCTGCAGCATGCCCTTGATCCTATTGGATCATCATCAGAGCAACTCAACACGGAGTTTCTTGCCCGTGTCATGACATTGAGCGCGCTGCGCCATCTGAATGTCGTCAACCTCATTGGCTTCTGCGCAGACGGCGATCACAGGATCTTGGTTCACGAGTACATGTCATTGGGTTCTCTCCAAAATCACCTTCATGGTATTTATTGGTACCAAACCCTAGATTTGCTCATACTCATGATTCGATCGCTTGAGTTTGTCTTAACTAACTAATCCCCGGACCGACCTTGTGCTCGTCAGATCGGTCTCCGGGCAAAGCACTGCTAGACTGGAACACAAGGATGAATATAGCTGCCGGTGTGGCCAAGGGTTTGGAGTATCTGCACCACAAAGGTGTGGTATACCGCAAACCCATGAGTAGCTCGGACATCTTGCTCGGACATGGCTACCACCCAAAGCTGTCCCAGTATGGATTGGCAGAGCTTGGTCAGCCAGTTGCGGAGGATGATGAGCAATTGCGTATCAATGTCACCAGAACCGCTGCTATTGCCCCCGAGACAACATTTACCAGGAAGGCGACCATGGAGTCGAACGTGTACAGCTTTGGCGGCGTGCTGCTGGAGTTGATCACCGGGAGGAGGCCCGTCGAACCCGCCCCAGCCATCGCTGAGGATCGGAACCTTGTCATATGGGTAAGTTAACTATAGCCAAGCTTGTGGTTCACATATTTGTTGTTTCTTGTTAATTTTGGGCATGAATGATGTGAAGCTTGTTGTTGGATCAGGCCACACGATTGATGGACAGGAGCCAGTTCCGCCGAATGGCAGATCCAGCACTGCAGGGCCGGTATCCGTCCATGGATTTGCAGGAGGCACTGAAAGTTGCTTACATGTGCATCCACAAACAGCCGGCCATGAGATCCCCCATTGGCACCGCCGCCGCAGCGCTGTCTCGCCTTGCCGCCTGCGATGATCGTCCACCTGAATCATCACACCACGCGGCGCCACGTTAACCTAGGGCGAAACGACGCACGTCAGCGTCATCTCCAGACACAACGATCATCATCAAGTTATTTTAATTACTCACTTAATGTAGTTGTGACTTGTGAGCTTGTGATGTCGCTTGTTGTGGAATAAAAGTGCCTGCATAGTTTAGACTGTTCATCACAATCCTTCCTGTTGTAAAAACGTGCACATGTTAATTGGCCCGTATTAATGGATTTAGAAGTTGTGTTGGTTCTGGAGGTGGAAATTAAGGTGCGTACGGCGTAAGCAGGATCAGGAAGTCCCTAGAGATCACAAAGATTGAATTTACAAAAGTAAATGTGATAATACCTTTCCATGGGTATCACGGACACGGATCTGTGGACTCCAAGTTCATGACATGTAAAAATAAGCGGGAGACAAGGTAATGGCTGATAGGCACGTTATTACAAGTACAAAGGAGAAGAAAATAACTTACATTCAAGTCTGAAGTTGCTTTCACAGCCACTGTCATATTCTTATACTTCAGCTGGCTCTGGAGCTCCCTCAAGATGGCTTCATTTTCTTTGTGCAACATACAAGATATCATGTTCTCTTTATGTGATTTATCATTGCAAGTTGGGATGTCCAATTATTTATCTGTTGCTGCTTCCATGGCCTAATGTGATAAGTTAATTTCCATAGGATATTTCGAGACCCAAGACATATCATCGTACCACGCGGTTGTACCCTCTCGCGTCGCTCCCCCCGCGAGCGACGAGGGGGCAACCCTAGCCGCCGGCGCCTCAGGTCCCCCGCCCCTCTTCTCCCCTTGCCGCCGCCGGtccgcgccgccgggcaaagcccggtagGTGCTGGCGGTGGCGGGGCCCCATCTCCTCCTCGCGCGAGGGCTCGGCGCTGGCGGGCATCCTCGTGCGGCGGCAACGCGTTCatccggggcgcggcggcgcgcgggcagGTCCGGCGGCGGTGCTGCAGTGCCTCGTCCTGCGCATGAAGGGCCGGACACGGCGGGGGCTGCGGGACACCCGGAGGCGACAGGGGCGACTCCGGTGTTGGATCCGCGAGCAGCAGGTAGGGCGGCGTCCCTTGCCTATGCGGTGGCGGCCAGATCCATGGCCAGCATGGTGCTCTTCCCCTCGGTGGAGTCTATGCCTGGAGATGGGCGACGGAAGCGGCGGGTCTGGCGTCCCGTCCAAAACCGCCCCgacgtggcaagcggtggcgtgtGGAGGACCGGTGAGGGGCGGCTGGAGGCTCCCTGCCGGCTGCCGATTCACGGCGAAGCTCCGTTCAGTTTCAGTCAGCTGCAAGATCGAGGGGCCGTGAtttccggtgaaaatcgcgccgactacagtcatggcggacgatggcggcgtctatgATGTCGTTCCCTTCTTGAGGCATCGTTGTTGTAGGTCATGGCGCCCCACTCGTGATGctccggggaaaaccctagatctgggtctaccggatcggacgatgatggcacCTTCGATGTCGTTGTCCCTCCTTGGGGCATCGTTTTGGAGGACGtgctggctggaggggacaagaggaggagcggtgttatATCTACCGCAAGGCCGATGGCAGATCCCGGCGGCATGGCGCCACGGAGGTTCGGCGATGGGCACGTATTGGAGATGGACTCACGCAGGAGGAGGAAGTTGTCTGGagtcatggtggcgttgatggcagagaggcctggcaaggtcggtgcatcagttctgctctgaggatggaccgagggaagatggaggtgacggcccttgcagcgtgcggTGCTCACTAGGAGTGTGCCAGGCCGGTGTGGGACCCAATCCAGGTAGTGGCTTTGGATGGGacacccggctttagatgttaggctttggtgcgatgtttgtttggtattaggtgaggtagtcctggattagggggtccccgggcgtccgggctatgtgacgtgggccggactgatgggccgtgaagatacaagatagaaggcttccccccgTGTCTGGGGGGGACTAaccttagcatggaaggcaagcttggcattcggatatgaagattcctttctctgtaaaccgactatgtacaaccctagctccctccggtgtctatataaaccggagggtttagtctgtagaggcaatcataatcatacaggctagacatctagggtctagccattacgatctcgaggtagatcaactctggtaacccctatactcatcaaagtcaatcaagcaagaagtagggtattacctccatcaagagggcccgaacctgggtaaacatcgtgtccccttcctcctgttaccttcgatccttagacgcacagttcgggaccccctacccgagatctgccggttttgacaccgatattggtgctttcattgagagttcctctgtgctgtcagcagaaggttcgatggc
This DNA window, taken from Triticum aestivum cultivar Chinese Spring chromosome 1D, IWGSC CS RefSeq v2.1, whole genome shotgun sequence, encodes the following:
- the LOC123160412 gene encoding probable serine/threonine-protein kinase PBL7: MGGSSCFLCLGARKEVPLPPRADPHSRSSVAATAAQPFAFDELAAATRNFRDDFRIVRKAILYKGYLKSVKQVVAIKLQHALDPIGSSSEQLNTEFLARVMTLSALRHLNVVNLIGFCADGDHRILVHEYMSLGSLQNHLHDRSPGKALLDWNTRMNIAAGVAKGLEYLHHKGVVYRKPMSSSDILLGHGYHPKLSQYGLAELGQPVAEDDEQLRINVTRTAAIAPETTFTRKATMESNVYSFGGVLLELITGRRPVEPAPAIAEDRNLVIWATRLMDRSQFRRMADPALQGRYPSMDLQEALKVAYMCIHKQPAMRSPIGTAAAALSRLAACDDRPPESSHHAAPR